In one Miscanthus floridulus cultivar M001 unplaced genomic scaffold, ASM1932011v1 fs_577_1_2, whole genome shotgun sequence genomic region, the following are encoded:
- the LOC136532315 gene encoding uncharacterized protein produces MRFQKVLIDGGSALNILFTGSLEELGLKKEDLTPMDSLFWEIIYRKASLSLGQIILPVQFDTTKHFCVDYVNFFIADFNTAHHAILGRPALAKFMAVPHYTYLVLKMPTEHGALSLRANLDVAYS; encoded by the coding sequence ATGCGCTTCCAGAAGGTCCTCATTGATGGAGGGAGCGCCCTCAACATTCTTTTCACCGGATCTCTGGAGGAGCTAGGCCTCAAGAAGGAAGACCTCACCCCCATGGACTCTCTATTCTGGGAAATCATTTATAGGAAGGCATCCCTCTCGTTGGGACAGATTATACTGCCGGTCCAGTTTGACACTACGAAGCACTTCTGtgtcgactacgtcaacttcttCATCGCTGACTTTAACACGGCGCACCACgccatccttggtcgaccagctcttgccaagttcatggctgtgccGCACTATACAtacctagtgttgaagatgccgaCAGAGCATGGGGCCCTCTCCCTGCGTGCCAACCTCGACGTCGCCTATAGCTGA